In Streptomyces sclerotialus, one genomic interval encodes:
- a CDS encoding type IV secretory system conjugative DNA transfer family protein, with protein MTEDKKNSGGEDDWTAEIIFAVVSLLMGSCLAWLAAKGGAAVTGGPAPDGNPLMFVIDLAKGDYAWPGDAATAIAVGELLVPCAAVGLWYRLRRRSRDRTKTDEVARGTAEGENKEPGEPALLSPVTTAQQPVTSTDVPGVPIGRSVHAGQPLYGSFEDMHIDIWGPRRGKTTRRAIPAVLDAPGAVLVTSNKRDIVDATRGPRAARGPVWVFDPQHVVQEPPGWWWNPLSYVTDIVKARKLADHFVSGSRDTNAYTDGFFGPAAQTLLSNLLLAAATGELPITQVCTWLSDPKDDTPERILRSAGHILPAHEVRGVTTAPDDQRGGIYGTAQQIVSFLVSTDVSRWVTPADGTPLPEFDPHDFVRSGGVLYALSREGQASAGPLVTALTVAVVEAAEEYAAEQRDGRLPVPLIGVLDEVANICRWRALPDLFPHYGARGIILMALLQSWSQGVAVWGERGMEKLWSAANIRVYGGGTPTGKFLGDLSRLTGEPGLTGHGTRRRPKFGGRSGKRARAIGPSAHQERALHFSDLSSMPLGRVLVLASGSRPALVETVPWWEGPHAAQVNDSLSKYGPGTR; from the coding sequence GTGACCGAGGACAAGAAGAACTCCGGGGGCGAGGACGACTGGACGGCCGAGATCATCTTTGCCGTCGTCAGCCTCCTGATGGGTTCGTGCCTCGCCTGGCTGGCCGCGAAGGGTGGCGCGGCTGTCACGGGTGGGCCGGCCCCCGACGGCAATCCGTTGATGTTCGTCATCGATCTGGCGAAGGGCGACTACGCGTGGCCCGGTGACGCGGCCACCGCGATCGCGGTCGGCGAGCTGCTGGTGCCGTGCGCCGCCGTGGGGCTGTGGTACCGCCTGCGTCGGCGGTCCCGTGACCGGACGAAGACCGATGAGGTGGCACGCGGCACGGCCGAGGGCGAGAACAAGGAACCGGGCGAGCCCGCGCTCCTGAGCCCGGTCACCACGGCCCAGCAGCCGGTCACGTCGACCGATGTGCCCGGTGTTCCCATCGGCCGGTCCGTACACGCCGGGCAGCCGCTGTACGGATCGTTCGAGGACATGCACATCGACATCTGGGGACCGCGCAGGGGCAAGACGACGCGGCGTGCGATCCCTGCAGTCTTGGACGCGCCAGGCGCGGTGCTGGTCACCTCCAACAAACGGGACATCGTGGATGCGACGCGCGGTCCACGGGCCGCCCGCGGTCCCGTGTGGGTCTTCGATCCGCAGCACGTCGTGCAGGAGCCGCCCGGCTGGTGGTGGAACCCGCTCTCGTACGTCACCGACATCGTCAAGGCCCGCAAGCTGGCCGACCACTTCGTGTCCGGCTCGCGGGACACGAACGCGTACACCGACGGTTTCTTCGGGCCTGCGGCCCAGACCCTGTTGTCCAATCTGCTGCTGGCGGCAGCCACCGGTGAGCTGCCCATCACACAGGTCTGCACCTGGCTGTCCGACCCCAAGGACGACACGCCCGAGCGCATCCTGCGCTCCGCAGGCCACATCCTGCCGGCGCATGAGGTGCGGGGGGTGACAACCGCTCCAGACGACCAACGTGGTGGCATCTACGGCACGGCACAGCAGATCGTCTCCTTCCTGGTCAGCACCGATGTCAGCAGGTGGGTGACACCGGCGGACGGGACTCCGCTGCCGGAGTTCGACCCGCATGACTTCGTACGGTCCGGCGGCGTCCTGTATGCGCTCTCCCGGGAAGGCCAGGCCTCCGCGGGTCCGCTGGTGACCGCGCTGACCGTGGCGGTGGTCGAGGCTGCCGAGGAGTACGCGGCCGAGCAGCGCGACGGCCGGCTCCCGGTCCCGCTGATCGGCGTCCTGGACGAGGTCGCCAACATCTGCCGCTGGCGCGCCCTCCCCGACCTGTTCCCCCACTACGGTGCGCGCGGCATCATTCTGATGGCGCTACTGCAATCCTGGTCACAAGGCGTCGCAGTCTGGGGCGAACGCGGCATGGAGAAGCTGTGGTCCGCGGCGAACATACGGGTCTACGGCGGTGGCACCCCGACCGGCAAATTCCTCGGTGATCTTTCCCGGCTCACGGGCGAGCCCGGCCTCACCGGCCACGGGACGAGGCGTAGGCCCAAGTTCGGCGGCCGCTCAGGCAAGCGCGCCCGCGCCATCGGTCCATCCGCCCACCAAGAGCGCGCCCTGCACTTCTCCGACCTGAGCTCCATGCCTCTCGGCCGGGTTCTGGTTCTGGCCTCGGGCAGCAGGCCGGCCCTCGTCGAGACCGTCCCTTGGTGGGAGGGACCGCACGCCGCCCAGGTGAATGACTCCCTGTCGAAGTACGGCCCGGGAACGCGATGA
- a CDS encoding outer membrane protein assembly factor BamB family protein: MTGCDVGEAKGGPKTGTGGARPSAAASPRDGTGKAGPALTGPAIPGLAEKPSWSLASKKAGKCAGYAGTVRDGHSDEERCTVGDSAVLVEEAAQEDSADSRFIVRLRDLKTGALRKKLEVKVAEDPAGGPDEQRSAAADVVQVGEWKDGSPALLVRSRVRTPADGLQKSSLKSVFTMYDPRGVQLGSSSFDDTEYAGLPVRRGSLVDEGDVVEGGEHIPIGGGRTVHTRPLAGGGERLDQGSGIDISVDSSYQPSSEWQVATDAVTGKMLWSTEDLEPPAAVREQLSADRGTSALVSAFEDGDKDKALLAWSAYGKTDSVLTLIDARTGHRITQGPAIEYNSVTDDDAFATTPDGKITVTQFGEGAVGWDTESGEELWRQAEDEQSITPRALPGNGVLYADLSEGASVALDMRDKKILRSGIEELPEFSTDGRYAVLRSDGGFFVLATRTV; this comes from the coding sequence GTGACCGGATGCGATGTCGGCGAGGCGAAGGGCGGCCCGAAGACCGGGACGGGGGGCGCACGTCCGTCCGCTGCCGCGTCCCCCCGGGACGGGACCGGGAAGGCGGGCCCCGCACTCACCGGCCCGGCCATACCCGGTCTCGCCGAGAAGCCGTCCTGGAGCCTGGCGTCGAAGAAAGCCGGGAAGTGCGCGGGGTACGCGGGGACAGTGCGCGACGGTCACTCCGACGAGGAGCGCTGCACGGTCGGTGATTCTGCGGTGCTGGTCGAGGAGGCGGCGCAGGAGGACTCCGCCGACAGTCGGTTCATCGTCCGCCTGCGTGACCTGAAGACCGGGGCACTGCGCAAGAAGCTGGAGGTGAAGGTCGCGGAGGACCCTGCCGGCGGCCCGGACGAGCAGCGCTCCGCCGCCGCGGACGTGGTGCAGGTCGGCGAGTGGAAGGACGGTTCTCCCGCACTGCTGGTACGCAGCCGCGTCCGCACTCCGGCCGACGGCCTCCAGAAGAGCTCGCTGAAGTCCGTCTTCACCATGTACGACCCACGGGGCGTGCAGCTGGGCAGCTCGTCCTTCGACGACACGGAGTACGCGGGCCTGCCGGTCCGGCGCGGCTCGCTCGTCGACGAAGGGGATGTCGTCGAGGGGGGCGAGCACATCCCCATCGGCGGGGGCAGAACGGTCCACACCCGGCCGCTCGCCGGGGGTGGCGAGCGGCTCGATCAGGGCTCGGGCATTGACATCTCCGTGGACAGTTCCTACCAGCCCTCTTCCGAGTGGCAGGTGGCCACCGACGCCGTCACCGGCAAGATGCTGTGGAGCACGGAGGACCTGGAGCCGCCGGCCGCGGTACGCGAGCAGTTGTCCGCGGACCGGGGAACCAGTGCCTTGGTCTCCGCCTTCGAGGACGGCGACAAGGACAAGGCCCTCCTCGCGTGGTCGGCCTACGGCAAGACGGATTCCGTTCTGACCCTCATCGACGCGCGAACCGGGCATCGGATCACCCAGGGGCCCGCCATCGAGTACAACTCGGTCACCGACGACGATGCATTCGCCACCACCCCCGACGGCAAGATCACCGTGACCCAGTTCGGAGAGGGTGCCGTGGGCTGGGACACCGAGTCCGGCGAAGAGCTCTGGCGGCAGGCGGAGGACGAGCAAAGCATCACTCCGCGAGCGCTTCCCGGCAATGGCGTGCTGTACGCAGACCTGAGCGAAGGCGCGTCGGTCGCCCTGGACATGCGTGACAAGAAGATCCTGCGGTCCGGGATCGAAGAATTGCCCGAGTTCTCGACCGACGGCCGATACGCCGTGCTGCGTTCCGACGGCGGGTTTTTCGTCCTCGCCACCCGGACCGTCTGA